Within the Nitrosococcus wardiae genome, the region TGACAATAAAGGATTGCGCGGTTCCTTGCAACGGCTAGTTGGTATTTCATCAGGCTTTTATGATGAGCCCTTTCCAAGGGGGTGAGAAGGGATTCGGTGGTTATTGTGGCTATTTTAGCATTGCCCATTTGGGCTTTGAGCTTTCCTAAGTTATTATTTGCGCATTTTTTTAACAGATGGTGCAGTCAAAAATGAAGATTTTGGTGATTGGGGGAGGGGGCCGCGAGCATGCCCTTGCTTGGAAGCTGGCCCAGTCACCCCAGGTTGATCGGGTTTATGTGGCGCCAGGTAATGCCGGGACTGCATTGGAACCTAAATTGGAAAATGTCGCGATTAAACCGGATAATATCCCGGCCCTGGTGGCTTTTGCCTCAGCAGAGCAAATTGGATTGACTGTGGTAGGGCCAGAAGCTCCCTTAGTGCTGGGAATTGTGGATGCTTTTGAGGAAGCCGGGCTAGGCTGCTTGGGACCCTATCGCGAAGCTGCCCGCCTGGAAGGCGCTAAATCCTTCGCCAAAGATTTTCTAATGCGTTGCGGGATTCCAACGGCTCGTTACCGGACTTTTAGCGAAGTGGAACCGGCAGTCGACTACATTAAAATGCAGGGTGCTCCCATTGTGGTAAAAGTGGATGGCCTGGCGGCGGGTAAGGGCGTGGTGGTGGCCCAGACCGAGCAGGAGGCCATTGATGCAGTTCATGGAATATTGGCGGGGGGTGCCTTTGGCGAGGCTGGCCGTCGGGTAGTGATAGAAGAGTTTTTAAGAGGTGAAGAAGCCAGTTTCATCGTCTTAACCGATGGCGAGCACATCTTGCCTTTGGCCAGTTCTCAGGATCATAAGGCTCATGATCAGGGCGATACGGGGCCTAATACGGGGGGGATGGGCGCTTATTCTCCGGCGTCAGTGGTGACAGAGGCGGTTCACAAGCGGGTCATGCAGGAAATAATCGTGCCGACCGTACGAGGGATGGCCGAAGAAGGATATCCTTATCGAGGATTTTTATATGCTGGGCTGATGATTGCTGAGGACGGGTCCCCCAAGGTGCTAGAGTACAATTGCCGTTTTGGGGATCCGGAAGCCCAACCCATTATGATGCGGTTGCAGTCGGATTTAGTAGAGTTATGCCAGGCCACCTTGGAGGGTCGCTTGCACGAGGTCGATGTGACCTGGGATCCCCGCGCAGCCTTGGGCGTAGTGATGGCGGCGAAAGGTTATCCAGGTTCCTACCCTATCGGTGATCCTATTTATGGTTTACCCGCCCCGGAGCGTGAGAATAGCAAAGTATTTTATGGGGGTACGGCCGAAAAAGAGGGCCGCATCGTGACGGCTGGAGGCCGTGTTCTTTGCGTCTGCGGTCTTGGTGATTCCGTGACCCAGGCCCAAGCGACCGCCTATGCCCTCGTTCAGCAAATTACTTGGAAGGAAGCCTACTACCGGACTGATATTGGTTATCGTGCCATTGCTAAGGAAGCGGGCCGGGTCAAGGGGCCCGGTGATCCTAGGTAATCAGGGGTAGGGCCTTCTTGCAAGCATAAATTTCCAGTTATTTCAGTTTAGCTAAAACTACTTGCAATCCAATTAGTATTGAGGAGGGACATATGTCCGTAGCACATCCTATTGTTGCTGTGACTGGCTCGTCTGGGGCAGGCACATCTACGGTTAAACATGCTTTCAGCGATATGTTTCGGCGTGAAGGCATTAAGCCTGTCGTGATCGAAGGCGATAGTTTCCATCGCTATGATCGCCAAGCTATGAAGGAAAAGGTCGCGGAATATGAGGAGCAGGGGAAGGTCCTGACTCATTTTGGGCCGGAAGCCAATGAGTTAGATAAATTAGAGGCTTTGTTTCGTGAATACTCAGAGCATGGCACTGGGAAAAAGCGCCTTTATATTCACAGTGAGGAAGAGGGCGAACCCTACGGCCAGGCCCCGGGGACCTTTACTCCTTGGGAGCCCATTGATCCGGATAGTCATTTGCTCTTTTATGAGGGGCTCCATGGAGGTGCAGTAACTGACCAGGTTAATGTGGCCCAATATGTGGACTTATTGGTGGGCGTAGTGCCGGTAGTGAACTTGGAATGGATCCAAAAAATTCATCGGGATTGTCTCAACCGGGGTTATTCTTCCGAGGCGGTCGTCCAAATTATTCTCAAGCGCATGCCAGATTACGTGCACTATATCTGCCCTCAATTTTCCCGTGCCCATATTAATTTTCAGCGGGTGCCCTTGGTGGATACCTCCAACCCTTTCATCGCCCGTGATATTCCAACGCCTGATGAAAGCAATGTAGTGATTCGCTTCCGGGATCCCCATATGGCGGATTTTCCCTATTATTTAAATATGCTCAAAGCTTCATTTATGTCTCGGTCTAATACCTTGGTAGTGCCTGGCGGTAAAATGGGGCTTGCCATGGAGATTGTGCTCACCCCGATTATCCACGACATGATGGAGAAAAAACGCGCCCGGGGTTAAGAATTTGTGAGTGAATGCCTAAGCTGGCCGGTGCGATTAGCCGCCCGCATGATTCATGGGGGCGGCGTTGTCGCCTATCCGACGGAGGGAGTGTTTGGTCTAGGTTGTGACCCTCTGCAAGGGGTAGCCGTTGAGCGTATCCTTAAGCTTAAGGGGCGTTCTGTAGATAAGGGCTTAATTTTAATCGCGGCTGATTTTGCCCAGTTACAATCTTATTTGTTGCCCTTAACGGCTCAAATTCAGGCCCGTCTTGAAGCAACTTGGCCTGGACCAGTCACTTGGTTGTTGCCCGCTCGGGCGGATGTTCCCCGCTGGTTGAGAGGTCAGCATGATACCCTTGCTGTCCGAGTCACCGCCCATCCCGTGGCGGCATGTCTCTGTCAAAGGGTGGGGTATGCCATTGTCTCCACCAGCGCCAATCGCGCTGGACGTCCCCCGGCGCGAACGACCTTACAGATTCGTAGATCTTTGGGTGCTGGCATCGATTATATTCTCCCGGGTGCAATAGGAGGGCGGGCTGGTCCCAGTGAGATTCGCGATGGAATAACAGGACAGCGGATCCGATGATTAATTCCCCTTGCCAGGGGAGTTCTCTCCTGATTCTCAAATGGCAAGTTTTTAGGCCTGCGCTGACCTAAATAACGGAGTGGTGATGAGTAACCCTAGCAATGAGCCTGAGGTAGCGGTAGTCAAAGACTATCTGCTTGACCTCCAAGATCGAATTTGTTCCACCTTGGAACAGGAGGACGGGGCTGCCAGCTTTATGGAGGATGACTGGCAGCGAGCGGCCGGTGGTGGGGGTCAATCCCGGGTGTTGTCTGAGGGGGCAATATTTGAACAAGGGGGAGTCAATTTCTCCCATGTCTTTGGGGACGGCCTCCCTGCTGCGGCGACAGCGCAGCGGCCGGAATTAGCAGGACGGCGATTTGAAGCCCTTGGCGTTTCTTTGGTTATCCATCCCCATAATCCCTATGTCCCTACCTCCCACGCCAACATCCGTTTCTTCCTCGCCACCAAGGAGGGCGAAGCGCCTATCTGGTGGTTTGGGGGCGGTTTTGATCTTACTCCCTACTATCCTTTTGAGGAAGACGCGATTCACTGGCATCACACCGCTCGTGAGGCTTGTATTCCCTTTGGGGAAGAGGTTTATCCCCGTTACAAAAAATGGTGCGATGAATATTTTTACCTTAAGCATCGCGGGGAAACCCGGGGAATTGGTGGGTTGTTTTTTGATGACTTGAATGAATGGGGTTTTCCCCGCTGCTTTGATTTTATGCAAAGCGTGGGCAACCATTATCTGTTGGCTTATTTACCCATTGTCCAGCGGCGCAAAACCTTCTCCTATGGCGAACGGGAGCGGGACTTCCAGCTCTATCGGCGGGGACGTTACGTGGAATTTAACCTCCTCTATGATCGGGGGACCCTCTTTGGTCTTCAGTCAGGGGGACGGACTGAATCTATCCTGATGTCATTGCCTCCCCTGGTGAAGTGGCGTTATAACTGGCGGCCAGCTGCGGGAACCCCGGAGGCCCGGCTCTACGAAAAGTTTCTTCAGCCCCAGGATTGGTTAGGGGAAAAAGGGAAGCAGTAAGTTGTTATCCGAAGCGGTGACGGGGGCACTTTACCCGCTACAGATAAGGTTCCCGTGAGGCGCCACTTCACCTGCATCCCTACTCCCGGGAAAGCTTTGCTGCCGCCAAGCTTCGTAGAGCACAACTGCAACGGCATTGGAAAGGTTAAGGCTGCGGCTAGAGGGAAGCATGGGAATTCGCAGCACCTGCTTTGGAGGCAGGGTATTCAGGAGTTCCCGTGGGAGACCCCGAGTTTCGGGGCCAAATAAGAGGGCGTCACCTGGGTGGAAGTTGGCTTTATCATAAGGTTGCTGTCCACGGCTAGAGCAGGCCCATAGCTGCCGAGGCTGGACCTGCCTTGAAAAATGCTCCAGGCTGGGATGAACCTTAACTCTGGCCCATTCATGATAGTCTAGGCCAGCGCGGCGCAACCGCCTATCGTCGAGATCAAAGCCTAGTGGTTGTATCAAGTGGAGATGAGCGCCCGTATTGGCACAAAGGCGTATGATATTACCCGTATTGGGTGGAATTTCAGGTTCGAATAAGACGACATAAAACATTGCGGCGTAGCAAGAAATGGTGGCGACATTAACTACAACTACTGAGTTAAGCGAGACCGATCGGGCAAGATTGAAAGTTGATTTTTGTGGGCTGAGGTTACTAAGTCCATTGGTGTTACTTTCAGGTTGTGTCGGTTTTGGAGAAGAATACACGCGGGTGGCGGGCTACTCTAACCGGGAGGTGGGCGCGGTGTGCCTCAAGGGAACAACAGCAGCCCCCCGCTTGGGGAATCGACCCCATCGGATTTATGAAACCCCTATGGGAATGCTCAATGCCATTGGCTTGCAAAATCCTGGTGTGGATTATGTAGTCAATCATATTCTACCAGAGTTAGATTTCAGGGAAACTCGGTACATTGCCAATGTTTCCGGTTCCACTGTTGAAGAGTATGTGGAAGTCACGCGCTGCTTTGACGATTCTCCTATTGATGCCATTGAGATCAATATTTCCTGCCCTAATGTGAAAGAAGGGGGAGTTGCTTTTGGTAATGATCCAGATATGTCGGCGCGGGTAGTGGACGCTTGCCGGAAGGTGACCCACAAACCCTTGATCACCAAGCTTTCTCCTAATCAGACCTCGATTGAAGAAAATGCCCGTCGCTGTATTGAGGCCGGAACAGATGCTTTTGCTGTCATCAATACCCTGATGGGGATGGCCATTGATATAGAGCAGCGAACCCCCCTGCTTGGGAATATCCAGGGGGGGTTATCGGGGCCTGCCATAAAGCCAATTGCTTTACTCAAGGTGCGCCAGGTCTATCAGGTGTGCCGGCAGCATGATATTCCAATTATTGGCCAAGGAGGGGTGGCCTCGAGCGAGGATGCCCTGGAATTTCTGATTGCGGGTGCGGCTACCGTGGGGGTAGGCACAGCCTTGTTTTACGACCCCCTTCTTTGTTCCAAAATTAACGCGGGGATCGTGGATTATCTCAAGCGCCATGAGGTGGCTACCGTGGAGCAGTTAACGGGCAGTTTGCGCCTAGAGGGGGAAGTTTCGGGGTGCAGTGTCAGTGGCTAAGAGCCTAGATTTCTAAGTAGCTGGCGTAGTTCCCAACGAGAGTCATTTTTTTGACGGCATCCCCCATACCGAAATGGTGGAGTGAGGCTGGGAAGGGTAAAACGCAGGTCCACGAACCAAACACACAGACCATTGCTTCCCCGATCGATGGCATAGAGGGCCGGGAGCAAGGCGAACTGGCGGTAGCCTTGCAGGGCTTCTTGGTGCCAAACCGTGCGGGCTAAGGTTTCTTGATCAGGCTTCCCATAAAGCCGGTATTGAGTCCATTGCATGGCTGTCGGTGGTGGATAGGCCGTATAGAGGCGAACCCAAAAAGGAGGATCGGGTGAGGTAGGAACGGCGAGTTGCTTGCGTCGGAGGTTGACTTGACTGAGGTAATACTTCTGTGGAGCCACCACCACAATTTTCCAATTAAAAGGGGATAGGGGTTGGGGCAAGGCATGGACTTGAATCTTGTTCAGAGAGTGTTGGCGCGCATATTCATCCCCTAGGGCCAATGCCTGAGTTCGGAGTATCCCCTGGAAGCCCACATAGGTCACTAATAGGGCTAAGCCTGCTACCGCTGGCAGGCGGGAGCGATGCCAATACCAACTGCCTAATAATCCCATGACGATAATACTGGTAAACCAAGGATCGATGACAAAAGTGGTGGGCCAAGCCGCTTTGTAATTCGAAAGAGGGGCGAGGATTTGGGTGCCATAGGCAGTGATGACATCTCCGGCAATATGAATGCTTATTCCTAATAGGGATACCCCTAAATAGGCCTGCCGGGGTTTTTGTCTTCCCCCAAACCACCAAAACAAGGTGGCCAGCAACATTCCCCAAAAGGGAAGCATAACCACGGAATGGGTGATGCCCCGATGCCAATTAAGGTAGGTGAGCAAGTCCGTGACCGAGCGGAGAACAAAATCGCTATCAGGAAAGGCCGCGGCCAAGGTTCCCACCAGGACCCGTTCTCTCAGCGTGAGTGGGTCATCTCGGCGCTGGGAAGGAGCGGTGGCGCGTGTCAGCAGCGCACCGCTCAAGGCATGGGTAAGCGTATCCATTTAACGGAAGATGGCGCCAAATTGACTCAATTTTGTTGCCTAAGGGAAAATTTTTGGGAGTTTCCTGCTGCTCCAGTTTTCAGGGACCGCTGGGGAAGGAGGTCTTGGTGAAAGTCTGTTCCTGCTTTTTTGACCGTAAGAACGATGGCTTGAGCGACCCAATGATTTCGCCTGTGCGCAGGATTCTATCCAGTAACCGACGGGTTCGCCGGTGATATTCGGTGGGATCATTCAGCCAACAGAGAAAGGTAATGAGATAGATGGAGGTCAAGGCGGTTTCATCTAGCGCCCGAAACAAAAAGACTTGATCCCGTTGGGCGGCCTCGCGAGCCCATTGCACGGTGCGGCTGATACGTAATAGGCTTGCGAGTTGCATGTGTAAATGCCCTGGTTCAAGCCGATTGAAGACCATTTGGCGCATTACTTGGCGATGAGGGGAAAGGGCTTCTAACCAGGCCATAAATAGGCGGTTGAGTCGCTCCCGGGGAGAAATGGCTGGAAAGTAAGGGCGGTTTGTTTCTTCCAGCATAGCCTGGTCAGCTCGGTCTAGCCATGCATCCACCAATTCTTCTTTTTCCCTGAAATATTGGCGAATCTGATTCAAGCTCAAACCTGTCCGTTGAGCAATATGGTGCAGGCGCACATTTTCCCAGGAAGTTTCTTCAGCCAATTCCAAGGCGGCGTCAAGGATGATATCACGGGTGCTGATAGCTTCCTCCATGGCTGATCTCCTGTTATTGGGTTTATAGTGAAAGTGTAGCAGTCCTCTGGGACGGTAGTCGTTTTAATCTTAATCGCTTAATAGTATGCAATTAGGGTGCAATATAATAGAGGTTAAGTTGCTCCACAGGTTCTTATTTCAGAAGGGAGTATAAAATGATGCTTACCTTTGAGCCGATCTGGCCTAAGGTAAAGGGTTCATCGCACAAGCGGGAGTACCCTTCTCGTCAAGCTTTTTGCGCCTGGTTAGAGAAGCCCTTAGGCCGGCGTTTGTTGAAAATCGAACGGGCGGAGTTGGAAAGAATTCTACCGGGTCTATTTGGTTACCACTTGGTCCAGCTAGGTGCCGTGCGCAAGGGGACGGATTTGCTATCTTCCAGCCGCATTTGGCATCAGGTGGTATTGGAAGCAGGGACTTGGTCAGAGGTCCAGCCACCCAGCCTGTTGTCCCGGGTGGATACTTTGCCTTTTGCCAGCGCAACTGTGGATGGGATAGTTTTGCCCCATGTATTGGAGTATGAGGCTAACCCTCATCAGGTATTACGAGAGGTCCAACGAGTACTGGTTCCTTATGGCACCTTAGTAGTTTTAGGCTTCAATCCCTGGAGCTTTTGGGGGCTTTGGCGGCTTTTTTTATGGCGGCGGGGGCAGGTGCCTTGGTGTGGGCGTTTCTACAGCCTCAGCCGTCTCCGAGATTGGTTGGCGCTATTGGGTTTTGAGACGGTGCAATTGCGGTATTTTTTATTTCGTCCCCCCTTGCAGCATCCACGGCTGATGCGGCGATTGCGTTTTTTTGAGGGGGTGGGGCAGCGTTGGTGCCCATTTTTGGCGGGGGGCTATTTGGTGGTAGCCAAAAAGCAAGTAATGCGTTTGAATCCGGTGGATCCTCTCTGGCGTAAGGAAAAGGGTTTGGAAATACCCGGCCTTGCAGAGCCGACGGCCCGGGAGCGTTTCCGTGACTGAAGCTGTGGAGATTTTTACTGACGGAGCATGCCGTGGAAATCCTGGCCCCGGGGGGTGGGGCGCCCTGCTGCGCTACCGGGGACGAGAAAAAACTTTGTCAGGGACGGAGACGAGGACGACTAATAATCGCATGGAGTTGATGGCGGCGATCCAAGCCCTAGAATCCCTCAAGCGACCCTGTCGAGTCCGGCTGACGACGGACTCCCAATACCTGCGCCAGGGAATTACCTGCTGGATGCCTCGTTGGAAACAACGCGGTTGGAAAACGGCCAACCGGCAGCCGGTGAAGAACATAGACTTATGGCAGCGCCTGGAAAGGGCCGCTGCTCAACATCAGGTAGAGTGGTTTTGGGTCCGGGGACATGAGGGGCATCCAGAAAACGAGCGGGTGGATGCCTTGGCTCGGGAAGCCATTACCGAATTGGAGGAAGGTTGATGCGGCAGATTATACTCGATACGGAGACCACTGGGTTGGAGCCCAAAGAGGGACATCGAATCATTGAAATTGGGGGAGTTGAACTGATCAATCGGCGCCGTACGGGGCAGACTTTTCATTGCTATCTAAATCCGGAACGGAAGGTGGACGAAGGGGCTTTGAAAGTCCACGGCTTGAGCAATGAGTTTTTATCAGATAAGCCGCGTTTTGTGGAAATTGTCGAGGAATTTTTAGCTTTTATTAAAGAGGCAGAATTGGTCATCCATAATGCCCCCTTCGATGTGGGTTTTCTGGATCATGAATTGAACTTACTAGGCTCTCAGTGGGGAAAAGTAAGTCTCTACTGTCAAGTGCTGGATACGTTGGCCCTAGCGCGGCAACGTCATCCGGGTCAGAAAAATAGCCTAGATGCCCTCTGCAAACGCTATGGGGTTGACAACTCCCGGCGGGATCTGCACGGCGCTCTCTTGGATGCAGAAATTCTTGCTGGAGTATATTTGGCCATGACCGGGGGTCAAGCCAGTTTAAGCCTGCGAGGGTATGGTAGCGAGGACATTCAATCTCAACCGGAAGGGGGAAAATATCGGCCTGTCCCGGTTAAGCGGTCGCCCCTTAAAGTGGTGCGGGCAAACGAAGAAGAGCGGTTGGCTCATCAGGAATGCCTTGCTGCCATTGATAAGGTTAGCGGCGGTGCTTGTTTGTGGCGTCAACTTGAGTCCCCAGATTAGCACTCTGTAGGTATGAGTGCTAATATGAGGGGGTTTCTTTAGGTAGTAAAGGGGTTGTCTAGTTTATGGCACGATCCAAGAGCCCATTGGTGCTAAACGAGCGCTCCCAGCATCTGCTCAAGGCTATGGTAGAGTGTTATATCCGCGATGGGGAACCTGTCGGTTCCCGGACTCTTTCCCGGGAGTGTCAACTGGACCTCAGCCCAGCGACTATTCGCAATGTCATGGCCGATCTGGAAGAATTGGGGTTGGTGTTTTCCCCCCATACTTCGGCGGGAAGGGTGCCTACTGTCAAAGGCTATCGCTTTTTTATCGACGCTTTGCTGAGACCTAAGAGGTTGGGTGCCAACACCATTCGCGAGCTAGCGGCCCAGTTTGAGGTGGAGGCGGAACCTTCGGCACTGCTAGCCACAGCTTCCCAATTATTATCCGAAATCAGCCGCTTTGCAGGGGTGGTGATGTTGCCCCGGCATGAATGCCGCGCTCTACGCCAGGTGGAGTTCTTGCCATTGTCAGAGAATCGGGTGCTCGCTATCTTAGTGGTAAATGAACACGAAGTGCAAAATCGTATTATTTATCCCAGCCGTCCATACTCAGCCTCGGAATTGCAGCAGGCGGCCAATTACCTTAACGCTATCTTTAAAGGGAAGGATTTTTATGAAGTTCGGGAGCGCCTCCTGGCCGAGATGAGCGAGGTGCGTGAAGATATGGACCGAATCATGGGAACAGCGGTGGAGATGGCAAAACAGGTATTTCTTTCTGAGAAAGAGGTGGAAGATTGTGTGGTCGCGGGACAGACCAACCTGTTAGATTATATGGATCTATCGGATAAAGAACGCCTGCGCCTATTATTTAATGCCTTCAATGAGAAGCAGGATATTCTGCATTTATTAGATCAGTGTTTGCATGCCGGCGGGATCCAGATCTTTATTGGCGAAGAATCGGGTTACCAAGTATTTGACGATTGCAGTGTGGTCACTGCCCGTTATGGCTCTTCCGAAGGCGCCCTGGGAGTGCTTGGCGTGATTGGTCCCACCCGAATGGATTATGAGCGGGTGATTTCTCTAGTGGATGTGACCGCCCGATTACTAGGTGCAGCCTTGAATCCGAGGTAAACCATCCCCACCTGTTGTGGTTTTAGGTAAAAGCCTTAGGGCCTGCTAACACTAAATTAATTTATGTTTGCCAGCGGCCGTTTTTTCGGCCAACCAGGCAGAAGAAACAATGGGTAGTGAGCCTAAGTGTTAACAGGCCCTAGCAACTTGGAGAGTATTGGTATGGCCAACGAAGAGAAAACTACTCCGGACACCCACAGTGCAACCGAACAGTCGGAAATTTCTGTAGAATCCGAGGCGCCAAGCGAAGGTGGTGAACAGGCCCAGGAAGCGGCACCGGAAACTGCCGAGATGGAAGATATACAACGGCTTTTGGAGGATGCTCGCACCAAGGCAGATGAGCATTGGAACGAGTTGCTCCGAGCACGAGCCGAGTTGGAGAACCAGCGCCGACGTCATGAGCGGGAATTAGAGAAGGCCCGCAAGTATGCTTTGGAGAAATTTGCCCAGGAGTTGTTGCCGGTTAAGGACAGCTTAGAGATGGGGCTGGCGGCGGCTCAGGCTGAAGATGCCGATGTAGCTGCTTTGCGAGAGGGTACCGAATTGATCCTCAAAATGTTTGATGAAGTCGCAGCCCGATTTGGCATTGAAACCGTGGACCCTCAAGGCGAAGCCTTTAATCCTGAATTCCACCAGGCCATATCTACCCAGGAGAACGACGAAGTTGCGCCTAACACCGTCCTGATCGTTGTTCGCAAGGGTTATGTTTTAAACGGCCGCCTGCTACGCCCAGCCATGGTGGTCGTCTCTAAGCCAAGCGAGCAAATCCCGCCTGGGGTGGATACCCAGGCTTGAAATTGGCTAGCGCGCCCCCATAGTCAGGTATAGCGGAGAGCATAAGGTGCCGGTAGGAGGATAACCGCCGGTGGAGAATGAATACTAAATTTTTGGAGTAGAGGAGTAATGGGAAAGATTATTGGCATTGACTTGGGGACCACCAATTCTTGCGTGGCTATCATGGAAGGGAATAAGACCCGCGTGATCGAGAATGCTGAGGGTGATCGCACCACCCCGTCTGTGGTGGCGTTTACCAAAGAAGGTGAAACATTGGTGGGCCAATCTGCTAAACGGCAAGCGATCACCAATCCTCAAAACACCCTGTATGCAATTAAGCGTCTTATTGGGCGCCGCTTTGATGAGGACGTGGTCCAGCGGGACATTAAAATGGTGTCCTATAAAATTGTAAAGGCCGATAATGGGGATGCCTGGGTGGAGGCGATGGATAAAAAAATGGCCCCGCCGGAAATTTCAGCGAACGTGCTCCGCAAAATGAAGAAAACGGCGGAGGATTACCTAGGCGAAGAAGTGACCGAGGCGGTCATCACGGTGCCGGCTTATTTTAACGATTCCCAGCGCCAGGCTACTAAGGATGCAGGCCGGATAGCAGGGCTTGAAGTGAAGCGTATTATCAATGAGCCTACGGCGGCAGCTTTGGCCTACGGCCTAGACAAGCAACGAGGCGATCAAAAGATTGCGGTCTACGATCTGGGCGGTGGTACCTTTGATATTTCTATTATTGAAATCGCAGAGGTGGAGGGAGAGCACCAGTTTGAGGTGTTATCCACCAATGGCGATACCTTCCTCGGCGGCGAAGATTTCGACAAGCGACTTATTGACTATATCGCCGAAGAGTTTAAAAAAGAGCAAGGTATCGACTTGCGCGGTGATCCTTTAGCGATGCAGCGCCTTAAAGATGCGGCGGAGAAGGCCAAGATTGAGCTTTCCTCTAGCCACCAGACAGACGTTAATTTACCCTATGTGACGGCGGATGCTTCGGGTCCTAAGCATCTTAATATTCGGATCACTCGGGCTAAGCTGGAAGCTTTGGTGGAAGATTTGATTGCTCGCACTATTGAGCCTTGTAAGATTGCTATCCAGGATGCGGGGCTTAGTGCCTCTGAAATCGACGAAGTTATCTTGGTAGGTGGGCAAACCCGTACGCCTAAAGTTCAGGAAGCGGTCAAAGAATTCTTTGGCAAGGAGCCCCGTAAAGATGTGAATCCGGATGAAGCCGTCGCCGTGGGTGCTGCCATTCAGGCTGGAGTCCTGGCTGGTGAGGTTAAAGAGGTACTGCTGCTAGATGTGACGCCCCTGTCCCTAGGGATTGAGACCTTGGGGGGAGTCATGACTAAGTTGATTGAGAAAAACACCACCATTCCTACCCGCAAAACGCAGGTCTTTTCCACCGCCGACGACAATCAAACGGCAGTCACCGTTCACGTTCTCCAGGGGGAGCGGGAGCGAGCGGCGGACAATAAGTCCTTAGGTCGCTTTGATTTGGTCGGTATCCCCCCGGCGCCTCGGGGTATGCCTCAAATCGAGGTCACCTTTGACATCGATGCCAATGGCATCTTGAATGTCTCCGCTAAAGATAAGGCAACGGGCAAGGAACAGTCTATTGTCATTAAGGCCTCTAGCGGGCTATCGGAAGATGAGATCGAAAATATGGTCAAGGACGCCGAGGCCCATGTCGAGGAAGATCGCAAGTTCCGGGAGCTGATCAATGTGCGCAATCAGGGTGATAACTTGATTCATGCGACGGAAAAGTCCATGGAAGAGTTGGGCGATAAGCTTGAGGCCGATGAGAAGAGCAGAATTGAGAAAGCGATTGAAGAACTCAAGACTGCCATGAAGGTCGATGATAAGGCGGCTATTGAAGCCCGGATCAAGGAGTTGACGGATGCTTCTGCTAAAATGGCCGAACGCATTTATGGGCAACAAGCTGAAGAGCCCAAAGAAGCCAAAGGGGAAGAAAGCAAGGCCGCCGAAGAAGGGGTCGTGGATGCTGAGTTTGAG harbors:
- the purD gene encoding phosphoribosylamine--glycine ligase, with the translated sequence MKILVIGGGGREHALAWKLAQSPQVDRVYVAPGNAGTALEPKLENVAIKPDNIPALVAFASAEQIGLTVVGPEAPLVLGIVDAFEEAGLGCLGPYREAARLEGAKSFAKDFLMRCGIPTARYRTFSEVEPAVDYIKMQGAPIVVKVDGLAAGKGVVVAQTEQEAIDAVHGILAGGAFGEAGRRVVIEEFLRGEEASFIVLTDGEHILPLASSQDHKAHDQGDTGPNTGGMGAYSPASVVTEAVHKRVMQEIIVPTVRGMAEEGYPYRGFLYAGLMIAEDGSPKVLEYNCRFGDPEAQPIMMRLQSDLVELCQATLEGRLHEVDVTWDPRAALGVVMAAKGYPGSYPIGDPIYGLPAPERENSKVFYGGTAEKEGRIVTAGGRVLCVCGLGDSVTQAQATAYALVQQITWKEAYYRTDIGYRAIAKEAGRVKGPGDPR
- a CDS encoding phosphoribulokinase, producing the protein MSVAHPIVAVTGSSGAGTSTVKHAFSDMFRREGIKPVVIEGDSFHRYDRQAMKEKVAEYEEQGKVLTHFGPEANELDKLEALFREYSEHGTGKKRLYIHSEEEGEPYGQAPGTFTPWEPIDPDSHLLFYEGLHGGAVTDQVNVAQYVDLLVGVVPVVNLEWIQKIHRDCLNRGYSSEAVVQIILKRMPDYVHYICPQFSRAHINFQRVPLVDTSNPFIARDIPTPDESNVVIRFRDPHMADFPYYLNMLKASFMSRSNTLVVPGGKMGLAMEIVLTPIIHDMMEKKRARG
- a CDS encoding Sua5/YciO/YrdC/YwlC family protein, which produces MIHGGGVVAYPTEGVFGLGCDPLQGVAVERILKLKGRSVDKGLILIAADFAQLQSYLLPLTAQIQARLEATWPGPVTWLLPARADVPRWLRGQHDTLAVRVTAHPVAACLCQRVGYAIVSTSANRAGRPPARTTLQIRRSLGAGIDYILPGAIGGRAGPSEIRDGITGQRIR
- the hemF gene encoding oxygen-dependent coproporphyrinogen oxidase — translated: MSNPSNEPEVAVVKDYLLDLQDRICSTLEQEDGAASFMEDDWQRAAGGGGQSRVLSEGAIFEQGGVNFSHVFGDGLPAAATAQRPELAGRRFEALGVSLVIHPHNPYVPTSHANIRFFLATKEGEAPIWWFGGGFDLTPYYPFEEDAIHWHHTAREACIPFGEEVYPRYKKWCDEYFYLKHRGETRGIGGLFFDDLNEWGFPRCFDFMQSVGNHYLLAYLPIVQRRKTFSYGERERDFQLYRRGRYVEFNLLYDRGTLFGLQSGGRTESILMSLPPLVKWRYNWRPAAGTPEARLYEKFLQPQDWLGEKGKQ
- the trmL gene encoding tRNA (uridine(34)/cytosine(34)/5-carboxymethylaminomethyluridine(34)-2'-O)-methyltransferase TrmL → MFYVVLFEPEIPPNTGNIIRLCANTGAHLHLIQPLGFDLDDRRLRRAGLDYHEWARVKVHPSLEHFSRQVQPRQLWACSSRGQQPYDKANFHPGDALLFGPETRGLPRELLNTLPPKQVLRIPMLPSSRSLNLSNAVAVVLYEAWRQQSFPGSRDAGEVAPHGNLICSG
- a CDS encoding dihydroorotate dehydrogenase, with translation MVATLTTTTELSETDRARLKVDFCGLRLLSPLVLLSGCVGFGEEYTRVAGYSNREVGAVCLKGTTAAPRLGNRPHRIYETPMGMLNAIGLQNPGVDYVVNHILPELDFRETRYIANVSGSTVEEYVEVTRCFDDSPIDAIEINISCPNVKEGGVAFGNDPDMSARVVDACRKVTHKPLITKLSPNQTSIEENARRCIEAGTDAFAVINTLMGMAIDIEQRTPLLGNIQGGLSGPAIKPIALLKVRQVYQVCRQHDIPIIGQGGVASSEDALEFLIAGAATVGVGTALFYDPLLCSKINAGIVDYLKRHEVATVEQLTGSLRLEGEVSGCSVSG
- a CDS encoding metal-dependent hydrolase encodes the protein MDTLTHALSGALLTRATAPSQRRDDPLTLRERVLVGTLAAAFPDSDFVLRSVTDLLTYLNWHRGITHSVVMLPFWGMLLATLFWWFGGRQKPRQAYLGVSLLGISIHIAGDVITAYGTQILAPLSNYKAAWPTTFVIDPWFTSIIVMGLLGSWYWHRSRLPAVAGLALLVTYVGFQGILRTQALALGDEYARQHSLNKIQVHALPQPLSPFNWKIVVVAPQKYYLSQVNLRRKQLAVPTSPDPPFWVRLYTAYPPPTAMQWTQYRLYGKPDQETLARTVWHQEALQGYRQFALLPALYAIDRGSNGLCVWFVDLRFTLPSLTPPFRYGGCRQKNDSRWELRQLLRNLGS